The following are encoded in a window of Methanococcus voltae genomic DNA:
- a CDS encoding replication factor C large subunit: protein MEWVEKYRPKSMNDVAGQNKIKEELTNWIEEYIQNGGYHKPLLLAGPPGCGKTTLAYALANDYNFEVVELNASDKRNKNVIQQVVGTAAVSKSLSGRRSLIILDEVDGLSGNEDRGGVSEIIKVAKTAKNPIILTANDPYKLNLSSLRNSVHLVNVNSVHTNSIPPVLRKIALQEGYEVDPKAIKMIASHASGDLRAAINDLESLLIGRTTPMETEDVRNLADRDSKGNIFDAVRIALKTTHYDIAVSTTRDLNEDIGTIQEWLAENIPREYQKPHEIAKAYDYISKSDIYLGRVYRRQHFGFWKYASALMTAGVALSKDEKYRGFIRYSPPTIFTKLSRSKVHRQKTKALALKIGQKVHLSSKRAMEYMRLLPLIFENDMDTSIGLIEYFELTKDEVEFLSKKPVATKIFKQIQKNEKEQAKARKKELKEMEKLNKESDSESKTASKTKSKSKGKKDKASNSAKENGNSLEKFLNPVKVEKEIEIENEKKDDNSDNLKNTPKSQITLDNFF, encoded by the coding sequence ATGGAATGGGTTGAGAAATATAGACCTAAATCTATGAATGATGTAGCAGGGCAAAATAAAATCAAAGAAGAGCTTACCAATTGGATTGAAGAGTATATTCAGAACGGTGGATACCATAAACCGTTATTACTTGCCGGACCTCCAGGCTGTGGAAAAACCACTTTAGCGTACGCTTTAGCAAATGATTACAATTTTGAAGTGGTAGAATTAAATGCAAGTGATAAAAGGAATAAAAACGTAATTCAACAGGTTGTAGGTACTGCTGCAGTTTCAAAATCATTAAGCGGTAGGCGCTCATTGATAATTTTAGATGAAGTAGATGGTTTATCAGGTAATGAAGATAGAGGGGGGGTTTCAGAAATTATAAAGGTTGCAAAAACTGCAAAAAACCCTATAATACTTACAGCGAACGACCCGTACAAATTAAACTTGTCTTCACTTAGAAATTCTGTCCATCTTGTGAATGTTAATTCGGTACATACTAACTCGATACCACCAGTACTTAGGAAAATAGCATTACAGGAAGGCTATGAAGTTGACCCAAAAGCTATTAAAATGATAGCTTCACATGCTAGTGGTGATTTAAGAGCTGCAATAAATGATTTGGAGTCATTGCTAATCGGAAGAACTACGCCTATGGAAACCGAGGACGTAAGAAACTTAGCAGACCGGGATAGTAAAGGAAATATCTTTGACGCAGTTAGGATTGCATTAAAAACTACACACTACGATATTGCAGTTTCTACGACTAGAGACTTGAATGAAGATATTGGAACTATTCAAGAGTGGTTAGCTGAAAACATACCGAGAGAATACCAAAAGCCACACGAAATAGCAAAAGCTTACGATTACATTTCCAAATCAGATATTTACCTTGGCAGGGTTTACCGTAGGCAACATTTTGGATTTTGGAAATATGCTTCAGCGCTAATGACTGCAGGAGTTGCATTATCTAAAGACGAAAAGTATCGGGGATTCATACGATATTCGCCCCCTACAATATTTACTAAATTAAGTAGGTCCAAAGTACATCGTCAAAAAACTAAAGCATTAGCCTTAAAAATAGGTCAAAAAGTGCATTTGTCTTCTAAACGTGCTATGGAATATATGCGGTTATTGCCATTAATTTTTGAGAATGATATGGATACTTCAATAGGATTAATTGAGTATTTTGAATTAACCAAAGATGAAGTAGAATTTTTAAGTAAGAAACCTGTTGCAACTAAAATATTTAAGCAAATTCAAAAAAATGAAAAAGAACAAGCTAAAGCAAGGAAAAAAGAACTCAAAGAGATGGAAAAATTAAATAAAGAAAGTGATAGCGAGTCTAAAACAGCATCTAAAACTAAAAGTAAGAGTAAAGGTAAAAAAGATAAAGCTTCCAATTCTGCGAAAGAAAATGGAAATAGCTTAGAAAAATTCTTAAATCCCGTTAAGGTGGAAAAAGAAATAGAAATAGAAAATGAAAAAAAAGATGATAATTCAGATAATTTAAAAAATACACCTAAAAGTCAAATTACATTGGATAATTTCTTTTAA
- a CDS encoding mechanosensitive ion channel family protein, translated as MEFINDILFGNPIYKYFYFLIYILLGMVVAKLTKKLLEYRLKKKIKNGRNGIDCIFIDSAITPIVIFVFTSAVRYASLSLTLEPHCRVLLNDAISISYIIAMVLFTMSFIDKMFVHYINPRIETSDNRLHGHILPPVRKLLKIMIILGAIILALENMGFNIATVVAGLGIGGLAVALASKPTLENFIAGIIIYTDNTFITHDWIKWDTGQGFVEEIGLRSTKIRSFDDSLLIIPNTDIINSEIENKSARRKRRTVVTLGLTYDTSKEEIIKATNIVKKILNDEEGVVDPIWVNFTNYGAYSLDIRVEYYVNNLSYDYYLNTCENVNLKIREEFEKENLNFAFPSQTLYLSKENSENTN; from the coding sequence ATGGAATTTATAAATGATATACTTTTTGGAAATCCAATATACAAGTATTTTTACTTTTTAATTTATATTCTATTGGGAATGGTGGTTGCAAAATTAACAAAAAAATTATTGGAATATCGATTAAAAAAGAAAATTAAGAATGGAAGAAATGGTATAGACTGTATTTTTATTGATTCAGCAATTACTCCAATAGTAATATTCGTATTTACTAGTGCAGTTAGATATGCGTCCCTTTCATTGACATTAGAACCTCATTGTAGAGTTTTGCTAAATGACGCGATATCAATTTCCTATATTATTGCAATGGTATTGTTCACAATGTCGTTTATTGACAAAATGTTTGTGCATTACATCAACCCGAGAATTGAAACCTCTGACAATAGATTACATGGGCATATACTACCACCAGTCCGAAAATTATTAAAAATAATGATTATTTTGGGAGCCATAATTTTAGCATTGGAAAATATGGGTTTCAATATTGCTACAGTAGTTGCAGGTCTAGGTATTGGAGGTTTAGCTGTAGCTTTGGCTTCAAAACCTACTTTAGAAAATTTCATAGCGGGAATTATAATTTACACTGATAATACATTTATAACTCACGACTGGATAAAATGGGATACAGGACAAGGTTTTGTTGAAGAAATAGGACTTAGAAGTACAAAAATACGTTCTTTTGATGATAGCTTGTTAATAATACCAAATACGGACATAATAAATTCGGAAATTGAAAATAAAAGTGCAAGAAGGAAAAGAAGGACAGTCGTTACTCTAGGACTTACTTATGATACTTCAAAAGAAGAGATTATAAAAGCAACAAACATTGTAAAAAAGATATTAAATGATGAAGAGGGGGTTGTAGACCCCATATGGGTTAATTTTACGAATTATGGTGCTTATTCGTTAGATATACGTGTAGAATATTACGTTAACAATTTAAGTTATGATTATTATTTAAATACTTGTGAAAACGTTAATTTAAAAATAAGGGAAGAATTTGAAAAAGAAAATTTAAATTTTGCATTTCCATCGCAAACATTGTATTTAAGCAAAGAAAATAGCGAAAATACAAATTAA
- a CDS encoding tyrosine--tRNA ligase, which translates to MNANEKFDLIKRNSVEIIGEDELKEMLSDETNKREKIAYIGFEPSGKIHMGHYLQIRKMMDLHKAGFKIVILLADFHAYLNQKGTLEEIRELGEYNRSVFEAMGLEADYVYGSEYQLGAQYTEDVYKLALKTTLKRARRSMEVIAREDDNPKVAEVVYPLMQVNDIKYLNVAIAVGGMEQRKIHVLARELLPNMDFETPICLHNPVLSGLDGVGKMSSSKGNLIAADDEDSDIKKKIKEAYCPMKEVSGNPILEIAHYYLDYPAELKRPEKYGGNIVFNSYEELEKAYVEGLHPMDLKNMVAESMIKIVTPIREKMKEMNI; encoded by the coding sequence ATGAACGCTAATGAAAAATTTGACCTTATTAAAAGGAACAGTGTTGAAATTATCGGAGAAGACGAATTAAAAGAAATGTTATCCGACGAAACAAACAAAAGGGAAAAGATAGCATACATAGGTTTTGAACCAAGTGGTAAAATTCACATGGGTCACTACTTACAAATTAGAAAAATGATGGATTTACACAAAGCAGGCTTTAAAATTGTAATTTTATTGGCAGACTTCCACGCTTACTTAAATCAAAAAGGTACCCTCGAAGAAATTAGGGAATTAGGTGAATACAATAGATCAGTATTTGAAGCTATGGGGCTTGAAGCAGATTATGTATATGGTTCAGAATACCAATTAGGGGCTCAATACACTGAAGATGTTTACAAATTGGCTTTAAAAACTACATTGAAAAGAGCAAGAAGAAGTATGGAAGTTATCGCAAGAGAAGACGATAACCCAAAAGTAGCAGAAGTAGTTTACCCGTTAATGCAAGTAAACGATATAAAATACTTAAACGTTGCAATAGCTGTTGGTGGAATGGAACAAAGAAAAATACACGTTTTAGCTAGAGAATTATTGCCAAACATGGACTTCGAAACACCAATTTGCTTACATAATCCAGTTTTATCCGGATTAGACGGTGTTGGTAAAATGTCATCTTCAAAAGGAAATTTAATCGCTGCAGATGACGAAGATAGCGACATTAAGAAAAAAATAAAAGAAGCATACTGCCCTATGAAAGAGGTAAGTGGAAACCCAATTTTAGAAATTGCACACTATTACTTGGACTACCCTGCAGAATTGAAAAGACCTGAAAAATACGGTGGAAATATCGTATTTAACTCATATGAAGAATTAGAAAAGGCATATGTGGAAGGTTTACACCCAATGGACTTGAAAAATATGGTTGCAGAGTCAATGATTAAAATTGTAACTCCAATTAGAGAAAAAATGAAAGAAATGAACATTTAA
- a CDS encoding DUF2067 family protein translates to MKRVISVSGSEEETVEICEKVAKLGLECSFDSKVKSTDGSISSIMIKLYDNDRIRLKEGHKDILAIITDVKNKYNANKKGMFTYQFTDLKTPVNKDLIMDALKYSKIKYEYLKSENELLAEITAQELDDLLKELQEIYIDLSYYPIGSKPVKNAVVLGVFISGVEMEDILELGLEKGCFREEDDRIVLNMDIDKVKTILCSAAN, encoded by the coding sequence ATGAAAAGAGTTATATCAGTTAGTGGTTCTGAAGAAGAAACAGTTGAAATATGTGAAAAGGTTGCTAAATTAGGTTTGGAATGTTCCTTTGATTCAAAGGTTAAAAGTACTGACGGCTCGATTTCAAGTATTATGATTAAACTTTACGATAATGACCGTATAAGATTAAAAGAAGGGCATAAAGATATTTTAGCAATAATAACTGACGTTAAAAACAAATATAATGCAAATAAAAAGGGAATGTTCACATATCAATTTACCGATTTAAAAACGCCTGTTAACAAAGATTTGATAATGGATGCGTTAAAATACTCTAAAATAAAATATGAGTATTTAAAAAGTGAAAACGAGTTACTTGCAGAAATAACCGCTCAAGAATTAGATGATTTACTTAAAGAATTACAAGAAATCTACATAGATTTATCTTACTACCCCATTGGTTCAAAACCGGTTAAAAATGCCGTAGTACTTGGTGTATTTATCTCAGGTGTTGAGATGGAAGATATATTAGAATTAGGGCTTGAAAAAGGTTGCTTTAGGGAAGAAGATGATAGAATTGTGTTAAATATGGATATTGATAAAGTAAAAACCATATTATGCAGTGCAGCGAATTAA
- a CDS encoding DNA-directed RNA polymerase subunit L, producing the protein MIKIIKQTENYLEFELKNEDHSLPNILKDILLSKENVVMASYNVEHPVLDPESGKYISNPVLVLETAEGTSAVEILKESLSDLIELCDAGLKDL; encoded by the coding sequence ATGATTAAAATTATAAAACAAACGGAAAACTACCTCGAATTTGAATTAAAAAATGAAGACCATTCATTACCCAATATATTAAAAGATATCTTATTATCAAAAGAAAATGTAGTAATGGCTTCATACAATGTTGAGCACCCAGTTTTAGACCCTGAAAGTGGTAAATACATCTCAAACCCAGTTTTAGTTTTGGAAACTGCTGAAGGAACTAGTGCAGTTGAGATTTTAAAAGAAAGTTTAAGCGATTTAATCGAATTATGTGATGCAGGATTAAAAGATTTATAA
- a CDS encoding 50S ribosomal protein L1 gives MDSVKIINAVKEARNSAKPRNFTQSVDLIINLKELDLSRPENRMKQQIVLPSGLGKEINIAVIAKGDLAAQAESMGLTVIRQEELEELGKNKKQAKKLANANQFFVAQADMMPIVGKSLGAVLGPRGKMPQPVPANANLKPLIERFGKTISINTRDKAFFQVYVGKESMSDEELAANIEAVLNTVARKYEKGLYHVKSAFTKLTMGASAPIEK, from the coding sequence ATGGACAGTGTAAAAATAATAAACGCAGTGAAGGAGGCTCGAAATTCAGCAAAGCCGCGAAACTTCACACAGTCTGTTGACCTTATCATAAACCTCAAAGAGCTTGATTTGTCAAGACCTGAAAACAGGATGAAACAACAAATCGTGCTCCCAAGCGGTTTAGGAAAAGAAATCAACATTGCTGTGATTGCTAAAGGAGATTTAGCTGCTCAAGCTGAAAGCATGGGCCTCACTGTAATAAGACAGGAAGAATTAGAAGAATTAGGAAAAAATAAAAAGCAAGCTAAGAAATTAGCTAACGCAAACCAATTCTTTGTTGCACAAGCTGATATGATGCCTATTGTAGGTAAATCATTAGGTGCCGTTTTAGGTCCTAGAGGTAAAATGCCACAACCTGTTCCTGCTAATGCAAACCTTAAACCTTTAATTGAAAGGTTTGGTAAAACCATTAGCATCAACACAAGAGATAAAGCATTTTTCCAGGTTTACGTAGGTAAAGAATCAATGAGTGACGAAGAACTTGCAGCAAATATCGAAGCAGTATTAAATACTGTTGCTAGGAAGTATGAAAAAGGACTTTATCACGTTAAAAGCGCATTTACAAAACTTACCATGGGTGCTTCAGCGCCTATAGAAAAGTAG
- a CDS encoding 50S ribosomal protein L10, with protein MSEVKFEHKIASWKVDEVNALKDLLKSGNVIAIIDMMEVPSVQLQEIRDTIRDSMTLKMSRNTLMKRAIEEVAEETSNPSFTKLIDCMEKGAALIATEMNPFKLYKTLNESKSPAPIKAGATAPCDIEIKAGSTGMPPGPFLSDLKAVGLPAAIEKGKIGIKEDTIVAKEGDVVSAKLAVVLSKLDVKPMEVGLNVLGVYEDGIVYDPEVLKIDEDEFLAKLQNAYTGAFNLSVNAVIPTSATIETIVQKAFSNAKAVSVESAFLTSETSDAILGKATAQMLAVAKLAGEDALDDELKGMVSGSEAESAPAAEEAPAAEEEKKEEAPATAGMGLLF; from the coding sequence ATGAGTGAAGTAAAATTTGAACATAAAATTGCCTCTTGGAAAGTAGATGAAGTTAACGCATTGAAAGACTTACTTAAAAGTGGTAATGTAATTGCTATTATTGATATGATGGAAGTTCCTTCAGTTCAGCTTCAAGAAATAAGAGACACAATCAGAGACTCAATGACTTTGAAAATGTCAAGAAATACATTAATGAAAAGAGCGATTGAAGAAGTCGCTGAGGAAACAAGTAATCCTTCATTTACAAAATTAATTGATTGTATGGAAAAAGGTGCTGCACTTATTGCAACCGAAATGAACCCATTCAAACTCTACAAGACTCTTAACGAGAGCAAAAGCCCTGCGCCAATTAAAGCCGGAGCTACTGCACCTTGTGATATTGAAATTAAAGCTGGTTCAACCGGTATGCCACCAGGACCATTTTTAAGTGACTTGAAAGCTGTAGGTTTACCTGCTGCAATCGAGAAAGGTAAAATTGGTATCAAAGAAGATACAATCGTTGCTAAAGAAGGAGATGTAGTATCCGCTAAATTAGCTGTGGTATTATCAAAATTAGATGTTAAACCTATGGAAGTAGGTTTAAACGTATTAGGCGTTTACGAAGATGGAATTGTATACGACCCTGAAGTATTAAAAATTGATGAGGACGAATTCCTCGCTAAATTACAAAATGCTTACACTGGTGCATTCAACTTATCCGTTAATGCAGTTATTCCAACATCAGCTACAATTGAAACAATCGTACAAAAAGCATTCTCCAATGCTAAGGCTGTATCAGTTGAAAGCGCATTCTTAACATCAGAAACCTCAGACGCTATCTTAGGAAAAGCTACAGCTCAAATGTTAGCAGTTGCTAAATTAGCTGGTGAAGATGCTTTAGATGATGAATTAAAAGGAATGGTAAGTGGTTCAGAAGCAGAATCAGCTCCTGCAGCTGAAGAAGCTCCTGCAGCTGAAGAAGAGAAGAAAGAAGAAGCTCCTGCAACAGCAGGTATGGGCTTATTGTTCTAA
- the rpl12p gene encoding 50S ribosomal protein P1, protein MEYIYAALLLNSADKEITEDAVKAVLTAAGVEADDARVKALVAALEGVDIEEAIAKAAAAPVAVAAAPAAAEAPKEEKKEEKKEDNGAAAAAGLGALFG, encoded by the coding sequence ATGGAATACATATACGCAGCTTTATTATTAAACTCAGCAGATAAAGAAATCACAGAAGATGCAGTTAAAGCAGTTTTAACCGCTGCTGGTGTAGAAGCAGACGATGCAAGAGTTAAAGCATTAGTTGCTGCTTTAGAAGGAGTAGACATTGAAGAAGCTATTGCAAAAGCAGCAGCAGCTCCTGTTGCAGTTGCAGCAGCTCCTGCAGCAGCTGAAGCTCCTAAAGAAGAGAAAAAAGAAGAGAAAAAAGAAGACAACGGTGCTGCAGCAGCAGCTGGTTTAGGCGCTTTATTCGGATAA
- a CDS encoding TATA-box-binding protein, with product MEPEIKIVNVVVSTQIGTDIDLEYAADVLDNAEYEPEQFPGLVCRLSDPKVALLIFRSGKLNCTGAKNKEEAEIAIKKIMAELREAGMELFDNPEVNVQNMVATTELGMEPNLDDISTLECTEYEPEQFPGLVYRLSDPKVVVLIFGSGKVVITGLKKFEDAYIAFNKILTTLKELEEEFY from the coding sequence ATGGAGCCTGAAATAAAAATTGTTAATGTAGTAGTTTCAACACAGATAGGAACAGACATAGATTTAGAATATGCTGCCGATGTTTTAGACAACGCAGAATATGAACCAGAGCAATTCCCGGGTTTAGTTTGTAGATTAAGCGACCCAAAAGTTGCATTATTAATATTTAGAAGCGGTAAATTAAACTGTACTGGTGCTAAAAATAAGGAAGAAGCAGAAATAGCTATTAAAAAGATAATGGCAGAACTTAGAGAAGCAGGCATGGAATTATTCGATAATCCTGAAGTTAACGTTCAAAACATGGTTGCTACAACCGAATTGGGTATGGAACCTAACTTAGACGATATTTCAACATTAGAATGCACAGAATATGAACCAGAGCAATTCCCTGGCTTAGTATACAGATTAAGCGACCCAAAAGTTGTAGTATTAATATTCGGTAGCGGTAAAGTTGTTATAACAGGTTTGAAGAAATTTGAAGACGCATATATTGCATTTAACAAAATATTGACTACATTAAAAGAGCTTGAAGAAGAATTTTACTAA
- the hisH gene encoding imidazole glycerol phosphate synthase subunit HisH, with product MIAIIDYNAGNLRSIEKAFSIYENNVKVTNDPEIILSADKVVLPGVGNFGDSVKNIEAVKFDEKICDKLNTNCSNLKELITQDIGKVPFLGVCVGMQLLFEKSEESEGAGLSVFNGEVVKFTDVPKIPHMGWNNVKQIKDIPLFEGIKDNDYFYFVHSYYVKTFDEKIIAGTCDYGTEFTCAVNKDNIYATQFHPEKSGKSGLKMIENFIELI from the coding sequence ATGATTGCTATTATCGATTATAACGCAGGAAACTTAAGAAGCATTGAAAAAGCATTTTCAATCTACGAAAACAACGTAAAAGTCACAAATGACCCCGAAATTATATTATCCGCTGATAAAGTCGTATTACCCGGCGTAGGAAACTTTGGAGATTCTGTAAAGAATATAGAAGCAGTTAAATTTGACGAAAAAATATGTGATAAATTAAATACGAATTGTTCAAATTTAAAAGAGTTAATCACCCAAGATATTGGAAAAGTACCTTTTTTAGGTGTTTGTGTTGGAATGCAACTACTCTTTGAAAAAAGTGAAGAAAGTGAAGGGGCAGGATTAAGCGTATTTAATGGGGAAGTAGTTAAATTTACCGATGTTCCAAAGATACCTCATATGGGTTGGAATAACGTTAAACAAATCAAAGATATACCATTATTTGAAGGAATAAAAGATAACGATTACTTTTATTTTGTTCACTCATATTATGTAAAAACTTTTGACGAAAAAATAATTGCAGGTACCTGCGATTATGGTACTGAATTTACCTGTGCAGTTAATAAAGATAACATCTACGCTACACAGTTTCACCCCGAAAAAAGTGGAAAATCCGGCTTAAAAATGATTGAAAACTTTATAGAGTTAATCTAA
- a CDS encoding pyridoxal-phosphate-dependent aminotransferase family protein, with product MKLNTEKLLMIPGPTMVPNEVLNTMSLPIIGHRTADYGALLEDTVDKMKKVFQTKYDAHLITGSGTAAMDMAISNTVDKGDKVLNIVNGNFGDRFYKIANTYKANTIKLENEWGDMADVEKVKEALEENPDTKVVTIVHNETSTGVKNPIEEIGKVVKKHDAIYIVDTVSSLGGDYVDVDKFNIDICVTGSQKCIAAPPGMAAISVNDKAWEIINKTETKSFYLDIKAYQKKWESSKETPYTPSVSMTYSMNKALEIVLDEGLDNRFKRHDKFAEATRAGLEAMGLELFAKERARSVTVTSALYPEGVSDKDFRGTLNKDYDVLVAGGQAHLKGKIFRIGHMGSVKEHHILGTLALIEAGLKKLGYDAGCGVDVAKDYLL from the coding sequence ATGAAATTGAATACTGAAAAGTTATTAATGATACCTGGACCTACAATGGTTCCAAACGAAGTTTTAAACACAATGTCCTTACCTATTATTGGGCATAGAACCGCAGATTACGGAGCACTTTTGGAAGATACAGTGGACAAAATGAAAAAAGTTTTCCAAACAAAATATGATGCGCACTTAATAACAGGTTCAGGAACTGCAGCAATGGATATGGCAATTTCAAACACCGTGGACAAAGGGGATAAAGTACTAAACATAGTAAATGGAAACTTTGGAGACAGGTTTTACAAAATTGCAAACACATACAAAGCAAACACAATAAAGCTTGAAAATGAATGGGGGGACATGGCTGACGTGGAAAAGGTTAAAGAAGCACTCGAAGAAAACCCTGACACAAAAGTAGTTACAATCGTTCACAACGAGACATCAACTGGTGTAAAAAACCCTATTGAAGAGATTGGAAAAGTAGTGAAAAAACACGATGCAATTTACATTGTAGATACTGTTTCTTCATTGGGTGGCGATTATGTGGATGTAGATAAATTCAACATCGACATTTGTGTAACTGGTTCCCAAAAATGTATTGCTGCACCTCCTGGAATGGCAGCTATCTCAGTAAATGACAAAGCTTGGGAAATTATCAATAAAACCGAAACCAAATCATTCTACTTAGATATCAAAGCTTACCAGAAAAAGTGGGAAAGTAGCAAAGAAACACCTTACACTCCATCAGTATCAATGACTTACTCAATGAATAAAGCTTTAGAAATCGTACTTGACGAAGGTTTAGACAACAGATTCAAAAGACACGATAAATTTGCAGAAGCTACAAGAGCAGGTTTAGAAGCAATGGGTCTTGAATTGTTCGCAAAAGAAAGAGCAAGATCTGTAACAGTTACATCTGCTTTGTACCCTGAAGGAGTAAGTGACAAGGATTTCAGAGGAACTTTAAACAAAGATTACGATGTTTTAGTTGCAGGCGGTCAAGCTCACTTAAAAGGTAAAATCTTTAGAATTGGACACATGGGTAGCGTAAAAGAGCACCATATATTAGGTACTTTAGCATTAATCGAAGCAGGTCTTAAAAAACTTGGATACGACGCAGGATGTGGCGTTGACGTAGCTAAAGATTACTTATTATAA
- the yjjX gene encoding inosine/xanthosine triphosphatase gives MNKNEENKSPFDNKVCEICGKPAKTYRFGAMICESEECLDKAMSQRGGPAGHQLRVASIGTLNPVKISAAQEALNRALGSVLITSVDADSNVSDQPIGFDETFKGAYNRAKEAYDKASSMYGIGLEAGIVEIGEKKLDIHICVIYDSFRHTVGTSSGFQVPQEILSGIEKGVECGEIAGKLYGNPEIGKNIGLIGQLTDENIVRKDLCKQAITMALVPRLAQNMTTKF, from the coding sequence ATGAATAAGAATGAAGAAAATAAAAGTCCATTTGATAATAAAGTTTGTGAAATTTGTGGAAAACCTGCAAAAACATATAGATTTGGAGCCATGATATGCGAAAGCGAAGAATGTCTTGATAAAGCAATGAGTCAACGAGGAGGTCCCGCAGGACACCAGCTAAGAGTGGCTTCCATAGGTACCTTGAATCCGGTTAAAATTAGCGCAGCTCAGGAAGCCTTAAACCGTGCCTTAGGCAGTGTTTTGATAACTTCAGTAGATGCCGATAGTAATGTATCCGACCAACCTATTGGATTCGATGAAACATTTAAAGGTGCATACAATAGAGCAAAAGAAGCGTATGATAAAGCTTCTTCCATGTATGGAATAGGCTTAGAAGCAGGCATTGTTGAAATCGGTGAAAAAAAGTTAGATATCCATATTTGCGTAATTTATGATAGCTTCAGACATACAGTAGGCACATCTTCAGGATTTCAAGTACCTCAAGAAATACTTTCGGGGATTGAAAAAGGTGTTGAATGTGGAGAAATTGCGGGAAAACTATATGGTAACCCAGAAATAGGTAAAAATATAGGCTTAATAGGACAGCTTACTGATGAAAACATAGTTAGAAAGGATTTATGCAAGCAAGCCATTACTATGGCATTAGTACCAAGATTGGCACAGAATATGACTACTAAATTCTAA
- a CDS encoding 4Fe-4S binding protein: MVKVNNLKCGYCGACVGICPRNAIELIENKIEINDEKCKGCKLCKEICPVNALEE; this comes from the coding sequence ATTGTGAAAGTAAATAATTTAAAATGTGGCTACTGTGGGGCATGCGTTGGCATATGTCCGAGGAACGCAATTGAACTTATTGAAAATAAAATAGAAATTAACGATGAAAAGTGCAAAGGTTGTAAACTTTGTAAAGAAATATGTCCAGTAAATGCTTTGGAGGAATAA